The genomic stretch GAAAACACAATGGCGTGTGTCACTGGATCGGAATGTTCAGCCAATGATCGAAAGCTGTCAGGTTCGGCCCATTATATTCTTTATAAGGGATTCTTATGAAGGCACACCAGtcgtatttttaataaactcGCTTTATAAATAGCTTGACGTGTACCTATGTAGATATAGCTATTAAAGTGTTTTATGTCATTTTAACTGACAGCCTACAGGTACCCCCGTATATTTTGTTACATCTCTTTGTAACTTGTGAGTTCATAATGCAAACTTAGTAAAGTAGCCATAAAACTGAGAATATAATGGACCCCAATAAATTTAGCAAAGGAAACGAAGTTACTGAACCTTAAGATATGAACAAGACCCGTAACAATACAAGTAAAGGGAACATCGAAGAAATCAAACTGGCAGTGCATGATGCATCTCAGGGCACAGGTCAAGGAATGCGCTCGATAACTGGCGAGATTTGACAGTGAAATAACGATAGTCTTGTACAAAGTGTACATCAAACCAGAATGTACCACAAATGGCAGCTGTGGTCACAAATCAACCTGACAGTGGCGCGGATGATCCATCTCCTCCGTAGCAGAGGTCAACCGGCCGACTCCAAGACTGCCAGACACATTACACGTTACTTTTACGAAAAAACTATTGACCATAGAGATCGGTTTGTgagatatttttaaaaagtattaagtATTCAATAGTAAAGTCGCTAAGAAAGAAAGTTCCTAAATCACTTTTCatcccatatttttttttattctcaacTTTTCTGTTTCTTAACccctcaaaataaaattattttttttttcactgttgtTAATTTGCATTATGTTCGATAAAAATGGCAACTTAAATAAGTACGCACCTgccaattttcaattttaaagtatttctAAGCCACTTTTAGAAAtctaaaaaccaaaaaatatttacaattgctCCCAATAACCAATAATATCCTTTAATCGCATCGCCAGGCCTCATCCGGCCATCAAACAACGTTGACGACAGCCTGTCAACATCTGTTGTTCCAATTTAAAACGATATAACAGTGGCCGTACGCACTAGTTACGTGTTAAATTAGCAGCGGGGAACAATCCAGGCCAAGCGGggaaaatattattgtagaagCCATTATAGTAAAGCGACTTTAGTTCATTTTATGGAAGGTAAAAGTGAGGGTCGTGCTAATCGTTATATTGATAGTTACACATAATGATAAATCATATTTGGTAAAAAATTAAAGCCATCATAGGACAATATTTTGAAGAAGGTATGAAACCAACAATATGAATGCTGACTTTAAGAgttataattttaggatatttCAGATTAGAGCTGTGAAGTTTATTCCTATACACGGTCAAATTAGAAATGTGGTCTGATGGTCCAATGTTCGCATAACTAATTTGATTAAAAGCAATCATCATTTACTTAATATTCAATAAGTACAGCCTATCAATGTCTATGATGCCTTAGGCGCATGACAATATTTTATTGCCTGCGTACGTGAGGGAAGAAGGAAAAGAGAAACAGGAGGCGTGCTCCGAGCATCCCGGATGGTGACGATAAAAGGAAACGGGCGCGACGCGGCGTCGCACCGTGGCCCGCCGATGACGCGACGAGCATCGTTCGTTGCTACTTCCTTCCAAATGTACGCCTCAACTCAACTTAAATTGAAGAAATTCCGTTCCCATGATGAAACTTTTCAGCAATTTGTACCACAACCAAACAACTTCCTTGTGATTAACGTAACATTATTtaggaaataaaattatattaaatcaaatacaaagtgtcaattttattttcttgcacCTTTGCCTGTGAAcagttttgttataaaaaatctatagaCAATAATACTTGTGACATTGATTATTGCTTGTCAGATTTGACAGTTACTCTGCTGTTTTGAAGTTTTGTTTAGTTTgacattgtttaaaatatttttcagtgaaTTTAATTGTTCTTTTTGgctttttatattgaattttgaagttattttgtaaaagtttgCATTAGAAGTGTGATGATGTGAAACAAAAAAGGAGCTGCAGTTATATGTCAAGTTTTACTGTGTGCTTTCTTTATTTGGTCCCTTGAAGGTAGGTTCTCTTTATTTTAGTTGAATTCCTACTTAGaatgtataaattaatttccCTACTTAGTTGTTATGTATCTAAAGTAACGAAAGTAAAGTAACGAAGTCCGTAAAGGAGGTTTTATACTTCCACTGATTTAATTCCTACAGTTTAAGTTGAAGTCATTGGATTTGGTCTTTTTCGACTTTTTATTCCACAGCACATTTTCATACTATAGAATAGACAATGTAGTAGCAATGAACAGGAACTTCGAACAATATTTAAGCGATTGTAGGTACCACTATGGTTTGATGTGTACAACTGTCCATTTTACAACTAAAGGAGTTCTCTTCTATCAATTTCtcaagaaaaataattactttctaATGCTTCAGAGAGAGACTATTCATATTTTGACAAGTTTTGTAGCAGCTTACTTAAAACATCATACAGTGACTTGTAAACCCGTTGCAAATACTTTTTGAGAAAACTTCCTGAAGTAGCATAGCTAAATTAAGAAATTACAAAGATTTAGGTGATGTCTGCCCTCTTTCAGTTATTAAACGCAAAAATAAAGGAAGTTTGAAACTCTGTGATAATGGTCTCCGAATGTGGACTACTATAATGGTTGTGCTTAAATTAAGACAGTGCTGCGAATAAATTCTTGTCTCTTGTATCGTATAGTTAATTGtgatttcattaaataatacaGTGGCTATGTAACTGTTATAAAGgaatagaaaaaaacaaacaaaatgtagtaaacattcgtatttataatataatgttgtcgttttatttacaaataaatacaaattcagttaataaataaatggtaaatTATCTACATCTTAATAAGTATGTTTTATATCTCATTTCTTAATCTTCTCTGGATTTTTGTGGAATCCAAAATACTAACGTTAACGTTTTCTTATGACACGTTACGGTCTCAAGAAAATTTGAGACTTTCGACGTTCGGGCGACACGTTCACGTACATTCACACTATACGACTATATTTACAAGGTACTCGTAGACGATTCACTCAGTGAGCGGGGCGCTCGTCCGACGCCGGCCCCGCGTCACCACACACCACTCGCACCAGGCACAGCGATCACTGAGTCCACCCCCGCGCGGTCCGAAGCTCTCCGctcgcaaataaatatttgtacaacgcggtcgcgccgctcgactcggcGCTTCGgagggcgcgggcggcgcgcggcgggaCTAGATAATACTGGAGAGCCGCGGAGGGGGCTCGGGGCAGCGGCAGCCGGAGCGGCGGCAGCGCGCGTacagcgccgcgcccgccgccgcgcaccCGCGCAGCGGCCAGTACAGCCACAGGCACGGCAGTGGCACCGCCAGCGCGGCCACGCACGCCAGCCGCGGCCCGCACGCGCACGGCTCGCCTGCCTCCTCCTCGCCGCTCCCGCAGTGGTAGAACAGCGCCTTCACGCAGCACATGCACGACGCGTAGTCGACGCACGCCTCGGCGCTGCACAGGCACGAGCCGCACAGCCAGCGAGACGGCAGTGGGCGAGGGCGCGCGCACTGCTCGCAGCGGCAGCGGCCGCACGTTTCGCACAGTATCGAGTCGGCCGAGAGGGCGCCGGCGCGCCGCTTGTCGGCCGCGGCGGCCGGCTGCGTCGTCACCGGCTTGAGCGGCTGATGCGCGGCCGTGTGGGGAGGCACGGGCACGGCGTGTGCTCGCCGTGGAGCCTCCACGTAGGCGTTCCGCTCGCGCTCGGCCTCTGGTCGCGGCCGCAGCAGCGACACGGTGGGCTGGCGCGCGCCCGTCGGCCTGTGGACGCGCGCCGCCGGCTTGGGCGGCCGGGGCGGCGCCGCCGGCCCGCCATACTCATCCATCGAGTACGGCTAACGGCTCTCCGGGCCGTCGCCTTCCTGTTCCCTCATCGTCCCCACCTGCAGATACAATAAACAttcacatttaataaaaaatcacaactcTAGACATAAAACTAGACAACTAAATCATCTTAACAGTTCTCACTTTCATCCACATCCATAACTTAGTAAGCTATGAAGTCCAATGACTTAAAACTTATATGCAACTCCTGCCTGCTTCGTGACTGAATCTTTAGTAACGATATAGGAAAAAGATGTCAAATCCTGAATCTTTTTACCATTGCTTGCCGAAGAAGAATTAATTCTTAGACCGGTGTTgagattatagaaaaaaaaagccAGAATCGTATATACTGGATACATCATACATCATTAGATATGCAATAATAGATACGTTTAAAATGTACGATCTGTGTTTGACTATTTGATTTACGCGTATGTTTTTTTGCTTAGGTCTGAAAGAAGATACATCGTACATTATTCtaatatgtatcaaaaaacgGCAAAAATGCATCGTATGTCTTGAGCAACATTCGAAATCTGGTTAGTCAAAAGTGCGTAGGTGGCTATGTTGCAAAACCGCTTTTAGTTGGTTCTTCATTTCTAATTCACTATTGGTCTTCTAAATTCCCGCACGCGGTTCCaatttaaaagttattattttttattaaacggttaaATATGGATATAAGGACTGCTCAATATTGTATCTAAGGACCTCCATTTCGACTTCGAAGTCTCTAAGTTTTTGAATGATAACGAATTGAAAGCAATGTCctgaaacttttatttcaaatgcaTTGGATCATTCCTGTGAAAAGTAATATGCATCTTTTGGACACCTACCACGAGCGAGTATAATAATTATCGCGTGAGCTGCTTGTGTCTAACAAACTTCATCTCATAAGAGGTTAAATTTCTCCATTCAATAGGATCTCTCGCATTGAGACTATTCATTTTGGAAAGTTAGTGCTACTTCGTTGGTATAATGGTTCCTTTAATAGTTTTATCATCTGTGAGAGGGATTTCTACAGTTAGAACTAGCAATTTCAGTTATGCTGTGGTCAGCATGGATTAAACTTTACTGTTATCTTCTTTTCCTTAATGCATATTTGGGCAAAAATACTGGTTATACTAGCTTGAGTCCGAAATGTATTCAGTACTATACCTATTAGGCGAATTTTATACTTTCTTAGGTTCTCCAGACAGTTGGCGcctttttagaaaactttttaaattggcATGTGAATTAATCCATTAATTTcatcttatttatttgtgtatcgCCATCACAGGCTTCGTCGGCTAAATTATTCTCTCAAAATGCAATGTTCCTTATGTTATATCCCAGCTCATAAACTTTTTTCTTCAATACTAAAGATTGAACATGTTTTAAGTTTCTTCTTGAACTACGTATGAGCACGTGTTCGGGTCCCCACCCGCCATTACTACATTAAATTGCTTCGTTAATTACGACGATGTAATGCATATCATTATCAATATTTTCTGACCTATTACATAGGCTCAATCAAAGACCATTCTTGAAATCTTGTCTATGTTTGACATTGCTTTTTTCAAGGAATGTGATATTCTGGAAGTTGAATAAAATCATAGCTTCCATTGGAATACCACTGAACTTCTTAGGAAATAGTTGTTTTAGattacttgtttgtttgaataaGTACGTTACTTTATTAGATGATATCACGTACCCATATATCAGTTTATTAAAGTCTGAAGAATAGATAACAttatttcaagtaaaaaaatagaaaGGTGTTGTGCCAGTTTTAAGTTTGTTAGTACAATAATTGCGGTGGAGAACTGTGTGTACACAAGTATGTCTTACGTTAAGAAAAACATACGTGTATACATTGTTGTAATCTTGATGAATGTGATGCTACTCATATTCAGATACAAATCATGTGTAAACTGTTATGACCTTTCTGTTGAATTCATTAGTCGATTCTATCCCATTCTCTCGAGCTTCGTAAGAAGTTAACTCAAACGTCTAACTAGATTTACGTATAACTATCCGTTACAtt from Helicoverpa zea isolate HzStark_Cry1AcR chromosome 8, ilHelZeax1.1, whole genome shotgun sequence encodes the following:
- the LOC124632226 gene encoding protein sprouty, with product MDEYGGPAAPPRPPKPAARVHRPTGARQPTVSLLRPRPEAERERNAYVEAPRRAHAVPVPPHTAAHQPLKPVTTQPAAAADKRRAGALSADSILCETCGRCRCEQCARPRPLPSRWLCGSCLCSAEACVDYASCMCCVKALFYHCGSGEEEAGEPCACGPRLACVAALAVPLPCLWLYWPLRGCAAAGAALYARCRRSGCRCPEPPPRLSSII